CGCGGCCGGAGCGCCGACCCTGTACCTCCTCAACGGGGCGGGCGGCGGCGAGGACGGCGCCAACTGGCTGGCGCAGACCGACGCGCAGAAGTTCTTCGACGGCAAGCGGGTCAACGTCGTCATTCCCGAGAAGGGCCGCGGCAGCTACTACACGGACTGGCAGAGCGCCGACAGCAAGCTCGGCAAGCCGATGTGGCAGACCTTCCTGACCAAGGAACTGCCGCCGGTGCTCGACGCCGCGCTGAACAGCAGCGGGCGCAATGCGATCGCCGGACTGTCGATGTCGGGCACGTCGGTCCTCAACCTCGCGATCGCCGCGCCCGGCCTGTACCGCACGGTCGCGTCGTACAGCGGATGCGCACTCACCAGCACCCCCGAGGGGCAGGCCGCGGTCCGCGGGATCGTCTACACCGCCTCGAGCGCGGACGCGACCAACATGTGGGGCGGTCCGGCCTCGCCGGCCTGGCGCCGGAACGACCCGTATCTCAACGCGGCGAAGCTCCGCGGCTCGCGGATCTACCTGTCCAGCGGCAGCGGTCTGCCCGGCCGGTACGACACGCCGCAGGAACAGGCGCCCGGCGCACCCCCGCTCGCCGACCAGATCCTGGTCGGCGGGGCCCTGGAATTCGCCGTCCGCTACTGCACCGACCGGATGGCCGCGCGTCTGCGCGAGTTGCACATCCCGGCACAGGTGCACCTCCCGGCGACCGGCACCCACTCCTGGAACTACTGGCGCGACGAGCTCAAGCGCTCGTGGCCGACGATCGCCGCCGGCCTGCACTCATGACCGCGTCGCTCGACCGGGCGACGACCGCGGGCCGCTGGCTCGCCGTGGCGGCCGAGCGCGGGGATGCGCCAGCACTCGTCACGCCCGAGGCGTCGGTGTCCTTCGCCGAGGCGGGGGAGCGTTCCGCGGAACGCGCACGGGCCGTCGCCGCCGCCGTCGGTGAACCGGGACGACCGGTGGCGGTCACGACCGAATCCGACGTCGAGTCGGCGATCGCGATCCTCGCCGTCCTCTGCTCCGGCCGGCCGCTCGTGGTGCTCGATCCCTTCTTGCCCACCGAGCGCCGGGACCACATCCTGCGGCTCTCCGGTGCGCTCGAACTGAGTCCGGCCCAGATCGCCGAACTGCCACCGTCCGGCGGCGCGGTGCCCGACCCCGAGCCGGATCAGCCGGCCGTCATCGTCTTCACCTCCGGCTCCACCGGCGCCCCCAAGGGCGTCGTGCACGGACAGCGAAGCTGGGTCAACCAGGCCCGCGACGGGCACGACGTGCTCGGCCTCGGGCCCGGCGACGCCGCCGCGGTGCTCCTGCCGCTGAGTTTCGGCGCGGGACTGGACGCCCTGCTCATGCCGCTGCTGAACGGCGCAGGCGTGCTGCTGTGGGACGTGCGCCGCCGGACCGCCGCCGGCGTGCACGACTGGCTGTCGCTGCACCCGGCGACGACGCTGCACTGCACCCCGTCACTCCTGCGGTCCTGGCTGGGCGGGCCGAACGCGCCCGGCGCGCTGCCGGAGTTGCGGCTGGCGACCACCTGCGGCGAGCCGGTGTACAGCACCGACGTCGCCGCCCTGCGCGCGACGCTGCTGCCCGCCGACGGCGTGTTCTGCAGCTGGTCGGGCTCGTCGGAAGCCGGGAATCTCGCCTTCAACCGCTTTCCGCCCGGGCGGCCGCTGCCCACCGGTCCGCTGCCCGTCGGCCGTCCCGCCGCGGACAAGACCGTGCGCATCGTCGACGCCGACGGTGCCGAGGTGCCACCCGGCGTCACCGGGGAGGTGACCGTCGAATCGGCGCATCTGGCCCTGCGCTACCACGGCGATCCGGAGCGCACGGCCCGTCGTTTCCGTCCGGCGAGCGAGGGCCGGACGGTACTGCGCACCGGCGACCTCGGCCGATTCGATACGCACGGCGAACTCCATCTGCTCGGCCGCCGCGACGACGCGGTCAAGATCCGCGGCTACCTGGTGGAGCCGATCGAGGTCGAGACGGCGATCCGCGCGTTGCCGTGGACGGTCGACGCCGTGGTGACCGCCGACGCCGGGCGGCTGATCGCGCACGTGGCCGTCGACCGCGAGAAGTGGTCGCCGTCGCCCGCCGAGATCCGGACCGCACTGGGAAAGACGCTGGCGCCCTGGATGATTCCGCGCGACGTCGTCGTACTCGCCGAACTCCCGCGCACCGAGCGCGGCAAGATCGATCGCGCCGCACTGCCCCCACCGGCCGCGCGTGATCCGGAGCCGGTGCGCGGTCCCACCGAGGCGGCGCTGCTGCACCTGTGGTGCGATGTCCTCGGCCTCGACACCGTCGGGCGGAACGAGGACTTCGTCTCGCTCGGCGGTGACTCCCTCGCCGCGGCGACCATGCTCACCGAGATCCGCGATCGCTGGCTGGTGGAGATCACGTCCTCCCGCTTCGCGGCCGATCCGACCATCGCCGGACTCGCCCGGCTGCTCGACGCCGCTCACCGGGACCGCCGCCGCTCACAGGCGGACGGCTCGCTCACCCGGCTGCGCGACGGGGACGGGACCCCGCTGTTCCTGGCCGCGGGAGCCGGCAGCCCGGCGGCGAGTCTGCTGCCCCTGGTCCGGGAACTGGGCGGCGACCGGCCGGTCCACGGTCTCCAGGCGCACGGCCTGGAACGACGCGGCCGTGCCGACCGATCCGTGCGCGCGGCGGCGGTGCGCGCCGTGCACGACATCCTCTCGGTACAGCCGCGCGGCCCCTACCTGCTCGCCGGATACTCCTTCGGCGCGTTCGTGATCCTCGAAGCGGCGACCATCCTGCGTGCCCGCGGCGCCGAGGTGACCCGCGTGGTGCTACTCGACGCGCTCTTCGAACCCGACGCCGCCGCCCGCACAGCGTTGCCCGAGCGGGACGAGGTGGCAGCGTGCGCCGACACCGCGGACGCGGCGAAGCCCGGCGGTCTCGCCGCCCGGTGGAACGCGCTCGCGATGCGCTTCCTGGTCGCCACGGCGGGACTCTGGCGGCTCCCGACCACGCTGCAGTGGACCGTCTTCTGGGATCTCGGCCGCCGGCTGCTGCGCCGTCACCGGCCGACGCCCTATCCGGGCCGGGTCACGCTGATCGCGGCCACCGACAATCACGACGATCTCGAACGCTGGGCGGCGATCACCACCGGCGACCTCGCCGTGACCCGGGTGCCCGGCCACCATCACTCCATGATGCGTGCCCCGCACGTGACCGCCACCGCCGCGGCGCTGCGCGCCGCGATCGCCGAGCGCGAGACCAACGAGCAGGAGCCCGCCCGATGACCGACGCGCCGCGCACCCGGGTGATCGGGGTCGTCGCCGCCTTCGAGCCCGGGCCCGAACTGGTCGAGGTGGTGCGCGCGGCGATACCGCAGGTCGCCTCGCTCATCGTCGTCGACGACGGCTCGCCCTCGCTGCGGACCGCGCCCACCGGCCCGGCGCGGCGGGCGCTCGACGCCTGCGCCGACCTCGGCGCCACCGTCCTGGAGAACCCGGCCAATCGCGGGATCGCCCACACGCTCAACCGAGGCGTCCGGCGTGCACTGGACGAGGGCGCCGACGCCGTCCTCACCCTCGACCAGGACACCCACCTCGACGACGACTACGTCGAACGGGCCGTCGCCCACCTGCATCTCGCGGCCGGCCTCGGCCTGACCCGCGTGATGGTCTCGCCCGCCCGCATCAACGACGACGTCGCCCCGTTCTGGTTCGCCGAGAAGGGCCTGAC
The nucleotide sequence above comes from Gordonia sp. PP30. Encoded proteins:
- a CDS encoding alpha/beta hydrolase family protein, giving the protein MKAVFSGRRRLPLVLLLVSLLFGTMISTAAPARAAGAQVVSLTHLDQNLWRVVVRSPAMGHDIPFLLLRPRTDAAGAPTLYLLNGAGGGEDGANWLAQTDAQKFFDGKRVNVVIPEKGRGSYYTDWQSADSKLGKPMWQTFLTKELPPVLDAALNSSGRNAIAGLSMSGTSVLNLAIAAPGLYRTVASYSGCALTSTPEGQAAVRGIVYTASSADATNMWGGPASPAWRRNDPYLNAAKLRGSRIYLSSGSGLPGRYDTPQEQAPGAPPLADQILVGGALEFAVRYCTDRMAARLRELHIPAQVHLPATGTHSWNYWRDELKRSWPTIAAGLHS
- a CDS encoding AMP-binding protein, which codes for MTASLDRATTAGRWLAVAAERGDAPALVTPEASVSFAEAGERSAERARAVAAAVGEPGRPVAVTTESDVESAIAILAVLCSGRPLVVLDPFLPTERRDHILRLSGALELSPAQIAELPPSGGAVPDPEPDQPAVIVFTSGSTGAPKGVVHGQRSWVNQARDGHDVLGLGPGDAAAVLLPLSFGAGLDALLMPLLNGAGVLLWDVRRRTAAGVHDWLSLHPATTLHCTPSLLRSWLGGPNAPGALPELRLATTCGEPVYSTDVAALRATLLPADGVFCSWSGSSEAGNLAFNRFPPGRPLPTGPLPVGRPAADKTVRIVDADGAEVPPGVTGEVTVESAHLALRYHGDPERTARRFRPASEGRTVLRTGDLGRFDTHGELHLLGRRDDAVKIRGYLVEPIEVETAIRALPWTVDAVVTADAGRLIAHVAVDREKWSPSPAEIRTALGKTLAPWMIPRDVVVLAELPRTERGKIDRAALPPPAARDPEPVRGPTEAALLHLWCDVLGLDTVGRNEDFVSLGGDSLAAATMLTEIRDRWLVEITSSRFAADPTIAGLARLLDAAHRDRRRSQADGSLTRLRDGDGTPLFLAAGAGSPAASLLPLVRELGGDRPVHGLQAHGLERRGRADRSVRAAAVRAVHDILSVQPRGPYLLAGYSFGAFVILEAATILRARGAEVTRVVLLDALFEPDAAARTALPERDEVAACADTADAAKPGGLAARWNALAMRFLVATAGLWRLPTTLQWTVFWDLGRRLLRRHRPTPYPGRVTLIAATDNHDDLERWAAITTGDLAVTRVPGHHHSMMRAPHVTATAAALRAAIAERETNEQEPAR